Genomic segment of Chloracidobacterium sp. N:
CCGAAACATCCCCAATATCCTGGGTGATGCGCCCTATGGCGGAAAGGTCATCGGCCGGTTGCAGGTCAAAGTAACGCATGGTGCCAGGTTGTGGTCAGGCAAGCCTGATGTGGTGAAACGTGTTCATTCGACAGTCATCTGTCCGGGACATTGACGCATGAAACCCATGAGAGTCTCTGTGAGACAGTTATCGCCGCCGTGGAAATTTTGTTGACACTTTTATCTAAGGCTTTTCTTGCAAAGACTTTGCGGTTTGTCCCGGCGTCGGCGGAGGGCGACATCGAATGAAGGAAGCGTGTGGCGCGGAAGTTGCACCAGGACTCGGTTGAGCCGCAGGCACCGCGACAAACACGGCGGCTGAGTTCGGGTTTGGTTCTGGAGCGTAACACGATGGCGCGATTCTTTCACGGTCTGATACGCACTGTCATCCTGGTTTGCCTCACCTTTCTGTTCTGTGGCACGGCGACGCTCGCCGGCGAAGTGGCAGGTGACCGTGCCCATGCCTTGTCTTCAGCCGGAGCTTCCCGGCAGCCGGCGCTTGGCATGGAAGCGAGTGCGCCAGCCAGTGTGAAGTCCGGTCGGCGGTTTGTCCGGCGCAAATCCTGCCGGGTTTCCTGCCGGGCGCATGTGCGCCGGACGGGTAAGACCGCCAACAACCGCGCCGCGCGCCAGATGTGGTTGGGCAGAACCCGTGTCGGGGAGCGCGCCCTGGCGGCCCGGAAGGCTAAGAGTCCAGTCAAGTTGACGGTTGCGGCAAAGAAAGCGGCACCGACGGCCGTTGTCTCCCGCACGACCCGGAAACCGGCCGCCGTTGACGTTGCGTTAGCGGTTCCGCCTGCTGTGGGTGATGGCATCCAGGTTGCCGAAAGTGTGACCTACGAGTTCGCCGGGTACTCCGCCACAGCCGACGGGGCCACCGTCAAGCTCTGGTACAGCCATGCCTACACCGTCCGGTCGCCTTACGCCTACTTGGGTCGGATGCCGGTTGGCGGCCGTGAAGTTCACGTCTGGATGGAAACCGCCGGTACGCTGCTGGCCAGCGCCGTTACCGAGTCGGCACAGGAACCACTGCCCGACGTTGCCCGGATGATGGAACGTTTCCCTGACGGTGGCTTGGGGGTGGTGGTGGCCGGCTGGGATGACTTCGCACCGCCGGCGGAGCCGGCCGTGGAAGTCGTGGAGTTCACGGAACCCGGTCGGTAATTCTCTGGATACCCACACGCCTCATTTCCTTTCGTCATGCGGGCAGGATGCCCGCGCTCCCAAGCTCGTGCGGGCGAGACGCCCGCGCGCCCGGTTCTTGCATCGGGGGCGGCTCTCTGGTATTCAGATTATTCCTATTTACTGATTCCTGTGTGCCGGTAGGATACCCCCGTGCCGCCCATGCTCGAAGCCGTCCACCTCACCAAAGCCTATGGTGAGCGCATTGTCTTGGATGACCTCAACCTGCAGGTTGCCCCCGGCGAGATTTTCTGCCTGCTGGGTGCCAACGGCGCTGGCAAAACAACCACCATCAACCTGTTCCTGAACTTCATTATGCCGACCAGGGGCGAAGCCCGCATCAACGGCTATGTCGTTGCCGAACATCCCATCGAAACCAAGCAGTGGCTTGCCTACATCCCGGAGCAGGTCATGCTGTATCGAAATTTTACAGGACTTGAAAACCTCGACTACTTCAGCGAGCTGGCCGGAAAACACTACACCAGGCGCGAACTTCTCGACTGGCTGGCCAGCGTTGGTTTGTCTGCCGAGGCTGCCGAGCGGCGCGTAGCCACGTACTCCAAAGGGATGCGCCAGAAGGTCGGCATCGCCATTGCCCTGGCCAAAGAAGCCAAAGCCCTTCTGCTGGACGAGCCAACTTCGGGACTGGACCCACAGGCTGCCAATGAGTTTTCACAACTGCTGACCCGGCTGGCCACCCAGGGCATGGCCGTCCTGATGGCGACCCACGATCTGTTCCGCGCCAGAGAAATCGGTACGCACATCGGCATCATGCGCCAGGGAAAACTGTTGACGACCCTGGCCGGCACTGACCTGACACCCCAGGCGCTCGAACAGCTTTATCTCGACTACATGCGGAACTGAACCCCGCCACCAGGGAGAACCGAACAACATGGCTGGATGGTTGACCATTGCCCGGCAGGAGTTCCGAGGCCTGCTCCGCGACCGCCGCTTTCGCTGGCTGTGCAGCGCCGTTGGACTTTGCCTTCTGGCCGTTCTCATCATCGGCTGGCAACAGACGCAGAGGGTTCGTGCCCAGCGCACTGCTGCGAACGCCGTCGCCCGTGAGCACTGGGTGACACAGCCGCCGAAGAATCCCCACGCGGCTGCCCACTACGGCATCTATGCCTTCAAGCCCCAGACGGCGCTGGCGTTCGTTGATGTTGGCGTGGATGAACATGCCGGCGTCGTGGCTTTTCTCGAAGCCCACAAACGCCATGATCTCACCGGCGCTGCCGCCCAGGATGGACGTACCCAACGCCTGCTCGCCCTCACCGCCGCCGGAGTGTTGCAGTACCTGCTCCCGCTGCTCATCATCGTCCTGGCGTTCGACGCCCTTGCCGGCGAACGTGAACACGGTACGCTGCGCTACCTCCTCAGCCTTGGCGTCCGCCCCCGGACGCTGCTCGCGGGCAAACTGGCCGGCATCGGAGCCGCCCTGGGCGTGGCGTTGCTGCCGGCTGTGGTCGGTAGTGTCCTGCTTCTGTGGTGGCTGGAGGATGCCCCGTGGGATTTTGTCCGCCTGGCCCTGATGGTGATCAGCTATCTGCTCTACGGCTTCATCTTTCTGGCGCTGACCCTGGCGGTGTCGTCCCGTTGGTCAGCGCGGATGACACTGTTGGGTATGTTGACATTCTGGGCGGTGAGTAGTTTCGTCGTGCCGCGGATGGTGACTGACCTGGCGGCCCGCTGGTATCCGACGCCCGCCCGCGCAGCTTTTGATGCCGCCGTCGCACACGACATCAGGCAGGGGATTGATGGTCACAATCCCCAGGAAGAGCGACTCAAAGCCTTCGAGGCCAGGTTGCTGGCCCAGTACAACGCCAAGCGCCTGGAAGACTTGCCCATCAATCCGGCTGGCTTGCTGATGCAGGAAAGCGAAGAGCACAGCAACCAGGTCTATGCCCATCACTATGCCCGCCTGTGGTTAGCGTTCGAGCAGCAGGTGGCGCTGCACAACGCCGCCGCCGTCGTCGCGCCGGTGCTGGCCGTCCGCAGCCTCTCGATGGCCCTGGCCGGAACGGATGTCTTCCACCACCTGGACTTTGCCGACGCCGCCGAGCGCTACCGCCAACCGCTCATCAAAACCCTCAACGAAGACTGGGCCTACAACTCAACGCTGGCGACGGATGAAACCTACGTTGCCGATACCCGGCTTTGGACGAGTGTCCAGCCTTTTACCTACACCCCGCCGCCGCTGACGCTGGCGCTGCAACGGCAGTGGTTGGCGCTGGCCTGGCTCGGTGGTTGGGTGGGTCTCTCACTGCTGGCACTCTGGCTGGCAGCGCGCGCCCTGGCCGCGACAACCTGAACGGACAACCCTTTTCATGATGCACTCAAAACTCTGGCTGTCTGTCTTCCGGCACGAGTGGCGGCACCTTCTGCGGGAAAAGAGTCTGTGGCTGGTTGGGCTGGTTTTGCCCGGCCTGTGTGTCTTCGGGGCTTACAACGGCCTGCGCTGGACAACCTTCCAGCAAACGGCCAGCGCCGCGTTCCAGAAGTCCGCCGATGAGCGCCTGGCTGCCTACCGTGAAACTGTGGCGGGGCTGGAACAGAAGCAGGCCCCCGACCGTGAGTTTGATCCCCGCCGCCCGTTGATTGCCGGTATGTTCCGGGTCTTTCAGCCGGCCCTGCTGCCGCCTGCGCCCCTGGCAACCTTTGCCATTGGCGACCGCGACCTGCGTCCCTACGCCTTTCGCATCACCATGCGCGAGGCAGCCGTACAACCCGACCCGGAAAACCCGCTCCATGCGGCAACCGGGTGGTTTGACATCGCCTTTGTGGTCACCTTCCTGCTGCCGCTCATGGTTTTTGCTTTTGGTTACGATGTGCTGTCGGGCGAACGTGAGCGGGGAACGCTGGCGCTGGTGTTGG
This window contains:
- a CDS encoding ABC transporter ATP-binding protein is translated as MLEAVHLTKAYGERIVLDDLNLQVAPGEIFCLLGANGAGKTTTINLFLNFIMPTRGEARINGYVVAEHPIETKQWLAYIPEQVMLYRNFTGLENLDYFSELAGKHYTRRELLDWLASVGLSAEAAERRVATYSKGMRQKVGIAIALAKEAKALLLDEPTSGLDPQAANEFSQLLTRLATQGMAVLMATHDLFRAREIGTHIGIMRQGKLLTTLAGTDLTPQALEQLYLDYMRN
- a CDS encoding DUF3526 domain-containing protein — translated: MAGWLTIARQEFRGLLRDRRFRWLCSAVGLCLLAVLIIGWQQTQRVRAQRTAANAVAREHWVTQPPKNPHAAAHYGIYAFKPQTALAFVDVGVDEHAGVVAFLEAHKRHDLTGAAAQDGRTQRLLALTAAGVLQYLLPLLIIVLAFDALAGEREHGTLRYLLSLGVRPRTLLAGKLAGIGAALGVALLPAVVGSVLLLWWLEDAPWDFVRLALMVISYLLYGFIFLALTLAVSSRWSARMTLLGMLTFWAVSSFVVPRMVTDLAARWYPTPARAAFDAAVAHDIRQGIDGHNPQEERLKAFEARLLAQYNAKRLEDLPINPAGLLMQESEEHSNQVYAHHYARLWLAFEQQVALHNAAAVVAPVLAVRSLSMALAGTDVFHHLDFADAAERYRQPLIKTLNEDWAYNSTLATDETYVADTRLWTSVQPFTYTPPPLTLALQRQWLALAWLGGWVGLSLLALWLAARALAATT